A single window of Modestobacter italicus DNA harbors:
- the eno gene encoding phosphopyruvate hydratase — MASIDAVGAREILDSRGNPTVEVEVALDDGTITRAAVPSGASTGAFEAVELRDGGDRYNGKGVTQAVDGVLDVIGPELVGFEASEQRLLDQRLIDLDGTPDKSRLGANAVLGVSLAVAKAAAESAGLPLFRYVGGPSAHLLPVPMMNILNGGAHADSNVDVQEFMIAPIGAATFAEALAVGTETYHALKSVLKKRGLSTGLGDEGGFAPSLPSNRDALDLIVEAVQAAGYTVGTDIAFALDVAATEFHSDAGYAFEGKTLSSAELTEYYAGLVDAYPIVSIEDPLSEEDWDGWVALTQALGDRVQIVGDDLFVTNPARLADGIARGAANALLVKVNQIGTLTETLDAVTLAHRSGYRSMMSHRSGETEDTTIADLAVALDCGQIKTGAPARSERVAKYNQLLRIEEELDDAARYAGAAAFPRLAARS, encoded by the coding sequence GTGGCCAGCATCGACGCCGTAGGCGCGCGAGAGATCCTCGACTCGCGCGGAAACCCCACCGTGGAGGTCGAGGTCGCCCTCGACGACGGGACGATCACCCGGGCCGCCGTGCCCAGCGGCGCCTCGACCGGCGCCTTCGAGGCGGTGGAGCTGCGCGACGGCGGTGACCGCTACAACGGCAAGGGCGTGACCCAGGCCGTCGACGGCGTCCTGGATGTGATCGGCCCTGAGCTCGTCGGTTTCGAGGCGTCCGAGCAGCGGCTGCTCGACCAGCGGCTGATCGACCTCGACGGCACGCCCGACAAGTCGCGGCTCGGCGCCAACGCTGTCCTCGGCGTGAGCCTCGCCGTCGCCAAGGCCGCTGCGGAGTCCGCCGGCCTGCCGCTGTTCCGCTACGTCGGCGGTCCCTCGGCCCACCTGCTGCCGGTGCCGATGATGAACATCCTCAACGGCGGCGCCCACGCCGACAGCAACGTCGACGTCCAGGAGTTCATGATCGCCCCGATCGGCGCGGCGACCTTCGCCGAGGCGCTCGCGGTCGGCACCGAGACCTACCACGCGCTGAAGTCGGTGCTGAAGAAGCGCGGGCTGTCCACCGGCCTGGGCGACGAGGGCGGCTTCGCCCCGTCGCTGCCCAGCAACCGCGACGCCCTCGACCTGATCGTCGAGGCCGTGCAGGCCGCCGGCTACACCGTCGGCACCGACATCGCCTTCGCCCTGGACGTCGCCGCCACCGAGTTCCACAGCGACGCCGGGTACGCCTTCGAGGGCAAGACCCTCAGCTCGGCCGAGCTCACCGAGTACTACGCCGGGCTGGTGGACGCCTACCCGATCGTCTCGATCGAGGACCCGCTGTCGGAGGAGGACTGGGACGGCTGGGTCGCCCTGACCCAGGCCTTGGGCGACCGGGTGCAGATCGTCGGCGACGACCTCTTCGTCACCAACCCGGCCCGGCTCGCCGACGGCATCGCCCGCGGCGCGGCGAACGCGCTGCTGGTCAAGGTCAACCAGATCGGCACGCTCACCGAGACGCTGGACGCGGTGACGCTGGCCCACCGCAGCGGCTACCGCTCGATGATGAGCCACCGCTCGGGCGAGACCGAGGACACCACGATCGCCGACCTCGCCGTCGCCCTGGACTGCGGGCAGATCAAGACCGGTGCCCCGGCCCGCAGCGAGCGGGTGGCCAAGTACAACCAGCTGCTCCGCATCGAGGAGGAGCTCGACGACGCCGCCCGCTACGCCGGCGCCGCCGCCTTCCCGCGGCTCGCCGCCCGCAGCTGA
- a CDS encoding peptidylprolyl isomerase, which yields MPSRRAVAVLLVGVAGLGLAGCRNAPTVAAYVGESQVTVAELDDAVAQRLAVPDIAAYAGDDETSFTRQVLSLQVGEEVYAEAARQYDVQVSDADVQARIDQLLAGSDPDQVFAQVAQQQGASEDDVVENVRQQLVRQQIAVAAGQADLSEAALRDRYAASQPALTTVELGIVTVPDQATADAVLAQLTADPAGYAAVAAQHPGDNTLPDVQPFTSADLPEVLAPSIAATQPGQGFTQVVPEAGGVVVGLVRSVSVPSFEDARAQLADQAASDADEAGLALVAAVREDLDVTVNPRYGVLDEGRVVADEGGVVRLLTDDAAAGAAGTAPGAAGD from the coding sequence GTGCCCTCCCGTCGCGCCGTCGCCGTCCTGCTCGTGGGTGTCGCCGGGCTCGGCCTGGCCGGTTGCCGCAACGCCCCGACCGTCGCCGCGTACGTGGGGGAGTCGCAGGTGACCGTCGCCGAGCTCGACGACGCCGTCGCGCAGCGGCTCGCCGTCCCCGACATCGCCGCCTACGCCGGGGACGACGAGACCAGCTTCACCCGCCAGGTGCTCAGCCTCCAGGTGGGCGAGGAGGTCTACGCCGAGGCCGCGCGGCAGTACGACGTGCAGGTCAGCGACGCCGACGTGCAGGCGCGGATCGACCAGCTGCTGGCCGGCAGCGACCCCGACCAGGTCTTCGCCCAGGTCGCGCAGCAGCAGGGCGCCAGCGAGGACGACGTCGTGGAGAACGTCCGCCAGCAGTTGGTCCGGCAGCAGATCGCGGTCGCCGCCGGCCAGGCCGACCTGTCCGAGGCCGCGCTGCGCGACCGCTACGCGGCCAGCCAGCCGGCCCTGACGACCGTCGAGCTGGGCATCGTGACCGTGCCCGACCAGGCCACGGCCGACGCGGTGCTCGCCCAGCTGACCGCCGACCCGGCCGGCTACGCGGCCGTCGCCGCGCAGCACCCCGGGGACAACACCCTGCCCGACGTGCAGCCCTTCACCTCCGCCGACCTGCCCGAGGTGCTGGCCCCCTCGATCGCCGCCACCCAGCCCGGGCAGGGCTTCACCCAGGTCGTCCCCGAGGCCGGTGGCGTGGTGGTCGGCCTGGTGCGGTCGGTCAGCGTGCCGAGCTTCGAGGACGCGCGCGCCCAGCTTGCCGACCAGGCCGCGTCCGACGCCGACGAGGCCGGCCTCGCGCTGGTCGCGGCGGTGCGCGAGGACCTCGACGTGACCGTCAACCCGCGGTACGGCGTGCTCGACGAGGGGCGGGTCGTCGCCGACGAGGGCGGCGTCGTGCGCCTGCTCACCGACGACGCCGCGGCGGGTGCCGCGGGCACCGCCCCGGGGGCTGCCGGAGACTGA
- a CDS encoding FtsB family cell division protein → MSTARPRRGRSGGTRRRASSRPVRAGSRGSADSRPGRRTTRSAARSTTPRRGPRFTGRAVMLGALVLLLALTLAGPLRQYVAGRQELAELAAEHDELTRRAADLQAQLDRQSDPAYIAQQARERLTYVLPGDRLVIVGDAGDPGDSASAPSDAVDPEAPVPWYEGLLGSVAAADG, encoded by the coding sequence ATGAGCACGGCCCGCCCCCGTCGTGGCAGGTCCGGCGGCACCCGCCGCCGGGCCTCGTCACGGCCGGTGCGGGCCGGCTCCCGCGGGTCGGCCGACAGCCGGCCCGGACGACGCACCACCCGCAGCGCCGCCCGCAGCACGACCCCCCGCCGCGGCCCGCGCTTCACCGGCCGGGCCGTCATGCTCGGCGCCCTGGTGCTGCTGCTGGCGCTGACCCTGGCCGGGCCGCTGCGCCAGTACGTGGCCGGCCGCCAGGAGCTCGCCGAGCTCGCCGCCGAGCACGACGAGCTCACCCGGCGCGCCGCCGACCTGCAGGCGCAGCTGGACCGGCAGTCCGACCCCGCCTACATCGCCCAGCAGGCGCGGGAGCGGCTGACCTACGTGCTGCCCGGTGACCGGCTGGTCATCGTCGGCGACGCCGGCGACCCGGGCGACAGCGCCTCGGCGCCGTCCGACGCGGTCGACCCGGAGGCGCCGGTGCCCTGGTACGAGGGCCTGCTCGGCTCCGTCGCCGCCGCGGACGGCTGA
- the mfd gene encoding transcription-repair coupling factor: protein MSLRGVLDVVLTDPGMAQVVAQAGSAELAVTAAPTVQPLVAAALAARQPGAGVPVLVVTAGERDADAVAAVLRCFVPDRRVEVFPAWETLPHERLSPRADTVGRRLAVLRDLTHPEQGAAVDVVVAPVRSVLQPLAPGLGDLVPVELAPGGSADLEDVARALADAAYTRVELVEKRGEFAVRGGLLDVFPPTEPHPVRVEFWGDEVDELRYFSAADQRSLDERPDRLWAPPCRELLLTDEVRARATQLGVDHPELAEVTGKLAEGIAVEGMESLIPALIGGEQMQLLTDLVAPGTHVLVLDPERVRSRAADLVRTADEFLAASWQTAAEAGQAPIDLGASSFQDLADVEAAARRRGLPWWTTGVFTLQPDDDDAQVTLEATGVERFHGDQERAFDALRGWGRDGWRVVLTFAGPGPAQRAADQLTEADLGARLVPGIEGAPEAGPTLITQGNLESGFAFPSVRLALVTEGDLTGQRGTSMKDATKMPARRRNAVDLVQLQPGDLVVHEQHGVGRYVEMVSRTVHGGQRDYLIVEYAPGKRNQPPDRLFVPTDSLDQLTRYVGGEAPALSKLGGADWQKTKNQARKAVKQIAAELIRLYSARMASKGHAFGPDTVWQRELEDAFPFQETPDQLAAIDEVKADMSQPVPMDRIICGDVGYGKTEIAIRAAFKAVQDGKQVGVLVPTTLLANQHFKTFSERMAQFPVTVAVLSRFQSASESAETLRKLAAGEIDILVGTHRLLQPTTRFKDLGLVIVDEEQRFGVEHKEYLKTMRTAVDVLSMSATPIPRTLEMSLTGIREMSTILTPPEERHPVLTYVGAWDDKQMAAAIRRELLRDGQVFVIHNRVQSIDKAAAKIRNLVPEARVAVGHGQMHEHELEKIMVGFWEKEFDVLVATTIVESGLDIPNANTLIVDRADTFGLSQLHQIRGRVGRGRERAYAYFTYDPTRPLTETSVDRLTTIANNTDLGAGMAVAMKDLEIRGSGNLLGGEQSGHIAGVGFDLYVRLVGEAVSDYRAQATGESPAVEPAEVRVDLPVDAHLPHDYVPGERLRMEAYRKVASVQDDEQAQAVLDELTDRYGAPPAPVLNLLAVARFRAAMRALGVTEISMQGRNIRVGPVELRESQVMKLSRLAEGATYKEAVRTVSIKVPTGPDRRTPLRDVALLEKLHALLSAVLEQQVAVAS, encoded by the coding sequence GTGAGCTTGCGCGGCGTGCTCGACGTCGTCCTGACCGACCCCGGCATGGCCCAGGTCGTCGCCCAGGCCGGCTCGGCCGAGCTGGCCGTCACCGCCGCCCCGACGGTCCAGCCGCTGGTCGCCGCGGCGCTGGCCGCGCGGCAGCCCGGCGCCGGCGTGCCCGTGCTGGTGGTCACCGCCGGCGAGCGGGACGCCGACGCGGTGGCCGCGGTGCTCCGCTGCTTCGTCCCCGACCGGCGGGTGGAGGTCTTCCCGGCCTGGGAGACCCTGCCGCACGAGCGGCTCAGCCCGCGGGCGGACACGGTCGGCCGGCGGCTGGCCGTGCTGCGCGACCTCACCCACCCCGAGCAGGGCGCGGCGGTCGACGTCGTCGTCGCGCCGGTGCGCAGCGTGCTGCAGCCGCTCGCCCCCGGCCTCGGCGACCTGGTCCCCGTGGAGCTCGCGCCCGGCGGGTCCGCCGACCTCGAGGACGTCGCCCGCGCGCTGGCCGACGCGGCCTACACCCGGGTCGAGCTGGTCGAGAAGCGCGGCGAGTTCGCCGTCCGCGGTGGCCTGCTCGACGTCTTCCCGCCCACCGAGCCGCACCCGGTGCGGGTGGAGTTCTGGGGCGACGAGGTCGACGAGCTGCGCTACTTCTCCGCCGCCGACCAGCGCTCCCTCGACGAGCGGCCCGACCGGCTGTGGGCGCCGCCGTGTCGGGAGCTGCTGCTCACCGACGAGGTGCGTGCCCGCGCCACCCAGCTCGGGGTCGACCACCCCGAGCTGGCCGAGGTCACCGGCAAGCTCGCCGAGGGCATCGCGGTGGAGGGCATGGAGTCGCTGATCCCGGCGCTCATCGGCGGCGAGCAGATGCAGCTGCTGACCGACCTGGTGGCCCCGGGCACCCACGTGCTGGTCCTCGACCCCGAGCGGGTGCGCAGCCGCGCCGCGGACCTGGTGCGCACCGCCGACGAGTTCCTCGCCGCGTCCTGGCAGACCGCCGCCGAGGCCGGCCAGGCGCCGATCGACCTGGGCGCGTCGTCCTTCCAGGACCTCGCCGACGTCGAGGCCGCCGCCCGCCGCCGCGGCCTGCCCTGGTGGACCACCGGCGTCTTCACCCTCCAGCCGGACGACGACGACGCGCAGGTGACCCTCGAGGCCACCGGCGTCGAGCGCTTCCACGGCGACCAGGAGCGCGCGTTCGACGCGCTGCGCGGCTGGGGCCGCGACGGCTGGCGGGTGGTGCTCACCTTCGCCGGCCCCGGTCCGGCGCAGCGGGCCGCCGACCAGCTCACCGAGGCCGACCTCGGCGCCCGGCTGGTGCCCGGCATCGAGGGCGCGCCGGAGGCCGGGCCGACGCTGATCACCCAGGGCAACCTGGAGTCCGGCTTCGCCTTCCCGAGCGTCCGGCTGGCGCTGGTCACCGAGGGCGACCTCACCGGCCAGCGCGGCACCTCGATGAAGGACGCCACCAAGATGCCGGCCCGCCGGCGCAACGCCGTCGACCTGGTGCAGCTGCAGCCCGGTGACCTGGTGGTGCACGAGCAGCACGGTGTGGGCCGCTACGTGGAGATGGTCAGCCGCACCGTGCACGGCGGGCAGCGCGACTACCTGATCGTCGAGTACGCGCCGGGCAAGCGGAACCAGCCGCCGGACCGGCTGTTCGTGCCCACCGACTCCCTCGACCAGCTCACCCGCTACGTCGGCGGGGAGGCCCCGGCGCTGTCCAAGCTGGGCGGTGCGGACTGGCAGAAGACGAAGAACCAGGCGCGCAAGGCGGTCAAGCAGATCGCCGCGGAGCTGATCCGGCTGTACTCGGCGCGGATGGCCAGCAAGGGCCACGCCTTCGGCCCGGACACCGTCTGGCAGCGCGAGCTCGAGGACGCCTTCCCGTTCCAGGAGACGCCCGACCAGCTGGCGGCGATCGACGAGGTCAAGGCCGACATGTCCCAGCCGGTGCCGATGGACCGGATCATCTGCGGCGACGTCGGCTACGGCAAGACCGAGATCGCGATCCGCGCGGCGTTCAAGGCCGTGCAGGACGGCAAGCAGGTCGGCGTCCTGGTGCCGACGACGCTGCTGGCCAACCAGCACTTCAAGACCTTCTCCGAGCGGATGGCGCAGTTCCCGGTGACGGTGGCGGTGCTGTCCCGCTTCCAGTCGGCGAGCGAGAGCGCAGAGACGCTGCGCAAGCTGGCCGCCGGGGAGATCGACATCCTGGTCGGCACCCACCGGCTGCTCCAGCCGACCACCCGGTTCAAGGACCTCGGCCTGGTGATCGTCGACGAGGAGCAGCGCTTCGGCGTCGAGCACAAGGAGTACCTGAAGACGATGCGGACGGCGGTCGACGTCCTGTCGATGTCGGCCACCCCGATCCCGCGCACCCTGGAGATGAGCCTCACCGGCATCCGCGAGATGTCGACGATCCTCACCCCGCCGGAGGAGCGGCACCCGGTGCTGACCTACGTCGGCGCCTGGGACGACAAGCAGATGGCCGCCGCGATCCGCCGCGAGCTGCTCCGCGACGGCCAGGTGTTCGTCATCCACAACCGGGTGCAGTCGATCGACAAGGCCGCGGCCAAGATCCGCAACCTGGTGCCCGAGGCCCGGGTCGCGGTCGGCCACGGGCAGATGCACGAGCACGAGCTCGAGAAGATCATGGTCGGCTTCTGGGAGAAGGAGTTCGACGTCCTGGTCGCCACCACGATCGTCGAGTCCGGGCTGGACATCCCGAACGCCAACACCCTGATCGTCGACCGGGCCGACACCTTCGGGCTCTCCCAGCTGCACCAGATCCGCGGCCGGGTCGGCCGTGGCCGGGAGCGCGCCTACGCCTACTTCACCTACGACCCCACCCGGCCGCTGACCGAGACCTCGGTCGACCGGCTCACCACGATCGCGAACAACACCGACCTCGGCGCCGGCATGGCCGTGGCGATGAAGGACCTGGAGATCCGCGGGTCGGGCAACCTGCTCGGCGGGGAGCAGTCCGGGCACATCGCCGGCGTCGGGTTCGACCTCTACGTCCGGCTCGTCGGCGAGGCGGTCAGCGACTACCGCGCCCAGGCGACGGGGGAGTCCCCGGCGGTCGAGCCGGCCGAGGTGCGGGTCGACCTGCCGGTCGACGCCCACCTGCCGCACGACTACGTGCCCGGCGAGCGGCTGCGGATGGAGGCCTACCGCAAGGTGGCCTCGGTCCAGGACGACGAGCAGGCGCAGGCCGTGCTCGACGAGCTGACCGACCGCTACGGCGCCCCGCCCGCGCCGGTGCTCAACCTGCTGGCGGTGGCCCGGTTCCGGGCGGCCATGCGGGCGCTGGGCGTCACCGAGATCTCGATGCAGGGGCGCAACATCCGGGTCGGTCCGGTCGAGCTGCGCGAGTCGCAGGTGATGAAGCTGTCCCGGCTGGCCGAGGGCGCCACCTACAAGGAGGCGGTCCGCACGGTGTCGATCAAGGTACCCACCGGTCCGGACCGGCGGACACCGCTGCGCGACGTCGCGCTGCTGGAGAAGCTGCACGCCCTGCTGTCCGCCGTCCTGGAGCAGCAGGTCGCCGTCGCCAGCTGA
- a CDS encoding DUF3592 domain-containing protein has translation MTPPTSPPPPRPHRRAVRQLLLGLVPLLVVGLVLLVALALRLGDVRAPLAADTATATATVTAVGTAPDGRGLDVSFTDADGTPRTGVVELERALDVPVGAELAVRYDPDDPADATRVHTDGDAASAAVSDVVFGLLAVTVVLLAATALTAARLLGRPRLRSRPALRLTATHVVVRRGLLVRSWLEVDTSAGLRWLPVHWAPELDRLVPGARIEVRGDPARDRLVLPVVEGAEVWPSGRVRDREPRGELRQAAVDPAATEVGLARQARADGVLPFLAPVLGLLWSYVDGSGPLGFLAATALSAAVLFWLPQLLGSDPRASSHQA, from the coding sequence ATGACGCCGCCGACCTCCCCGCCGCCACCCCGCCCGCACCGGCGTGCGGTCCGCCAGCTCCTCCTCGGCCTGGTGCCGCTGCTCGTGGTCGGCCTGGTGCTGCTGGTCGCGCTCGCGCTGCGGCTCGGGGACGTCCGGGCACCGCTGGCCGCCGACACCGCGACGGCGACCGCGACCGTGACGGCGGTGGGGACGGCGCCGGACGGGCGGGGGCTCGACGTCTCGTTCACCGACGCGGACGGGACGCCGCGCACCGGCGTGGTCGAGCTGGAGCGGGCGCTCGACGTGCCGGTCGGCGCCGAGCTCGCGGTGCGCTACGACCCCGACGACCCGGCGGACGCCACCCGGGTGCACACCGACGGGGACGCCGCCTCGGCCGCGGTGAGCGACGTGGTCTTCGGCCTGCTGGCGGTGACGGTCGTGCTGCTGGCGGCCACCGCGCTGACCGCCGCCCGGCTGCTCGGGCGCCCCCGGTTGCGGTCCCGCCCGGCGCTCCGGCTGACCGCGACGCACGTCGTCGTCAGAAGGGGGCTGCTGGTGCGCAGCTGGCTGGAGGTCGACACCTCGGCGGGGCTGCGCTGGCTGCCGGTGCACTGGGCGCCCGAGCTGGACCGGCTGGTCCCCGGCGCCCGGATCGAGGTGCGCGGTGACCCGGCGCGGGACCGGCTGGTGCTGCCGGTGGTCGAGGGCGCCGAGGTCTGGCCGTCGGGGCGGGTGCGTGACCGCGAGCCGCGCGGCGAGCTCCGCCAGGCCGCCGTCGACCCGGCCGCGACCGAGGTGGGGCTGGCCCGGCAGGCCCGGGCCGACGGCGTGCTGCCGTTCCTGGCGCCGGTGCTGGGGCTGCTGTGGTCCTACGTCGACGGCAGCGGACCGCTGGGCTTCCTCGCCGCGACCGCGCTGTCCGCCGCCGTCCTGTTCTGGCTCCCGCAGCTGCTCGGCTCCGACCCCCGCGCGTCGAGCCACCAGGCATAG
- a CDS encoding DUF4235 domain-containing protein, whose product MAKKTKAPKVKTPLLYKLLGPAMAIPTGIVVKKAADTAWLKVRGYPPPKNPAAPGVTWPDALAWAAVSGVLYASGRLVAARGAAAVYQKLTGELPPGANAASAA is encoded by the coding sequence GTGGCGAAGAAGACGAAGGCCCCGAAGGTGAAGACCCCGCTGCTGTACAAGCTGCTGGGCCCGGCGATGGCCATCCCGACCGGGATCGTGGTCAAGAAGGCGGCCGACACGGCCTGGTTGAAGGTCCGCGGCTACCCGCCGCCGAAGAACCCGGCCGCCCCCGGGGTCACCTGGCCCGACGCGCTGGCCTGGGCCGCGGTGTCCGGCGTGCTGTACGCCTCCGGCCGGCTGGTCGCCGCCCGGGGAGCTGCGGCGGTCTACCAGAAGCTGACCGGCGAGCTGCCCCCCGGCGCCAACGCCGCCAGCGCCGCCTGA
- a CDS encoding Ppx/GppA phosphatase family protein: protein MTRVAAIDCGTNSIRLLVADVPPEGAHTDLLRRMEVVRLGQGVDATGRLAPEAIERTRVVLAEYAAQARELGAERVRMVATSASRDAANRADFEAMVTATLGQLPDVVPGVEEAELSFLGATASLSAAAQAHGAPPPRPPFLVVDIGGGSTEFVLGDAGGVRAARSVDIGCVRLTERHLRSDPPPPDEVQAAEADIRAALALVTADVPVAEAATLVGLAGSVTTVAALALALPAYDADAIHGSRIPVSAVRSVSAGLLTATRDKRAAYPVMHPGRVDVIGAGALILRVVMDAFDLEEVVVSEHDILDGIALRLARPQPSPAQA from the coding sequence GTGACCCGGGTCGCCGCCATCGACTGCGGTACCAACTCCATCCGGCTGCTCGTCGCCGACGTGCCACCGGAGGGCGCGCACACCGATCTGCTGCGCCGGATGGAGGTCGTCCGGCTGGGGCAGGGCGTCGACGCGACCGGCCGGCTCGCCCCGGAGGCGATCGAGCGGACCCGGGTCGTGCTGGCCGAGTACGCCGCCCAGGCGCGCGAGCTGGGCGCCGAGCGGGTGCGGATGGTCGCCACCAGCGCCAGCCGGGACGCCGCCAACCGGGCCGACTTCGAGGCGATGGTGACCGCCACCCTGGGGCAGCTGCCCGACGTCGTCCCCGGTGTGGAGGAGGCGGAGCTGTCCTTCCTGGGGGCGACCGCCTCGCTGTCCGCCGCGGCGCAGGCGCACGGTGCGCCGCCGCCCCGGCCGCCGTTCCTGGTGGTCGACATCGGTGGCGGGTCGACCGAGTTCGTGCTCGGCGACGCCGGTGGGGTGCGCGCGGCCCGGTCGGTGGACATCGGCTGCGTGCGGCTCACCGAGCGCCACCTGCGCAGCGACCCGCCGCCGCCGGACGAGGTGCAGGCCGCCGAGGCCGACATCCGCGCCGCGCTCGCGCTGGTGACCGCCGACGTCCCGGTCGCCGAGGCCGCCACGCTGGTCGGGCTGGCCGGGTCGGTCACCACCGTCGCCGCGCTGGCCCTGGCGCTGCCCGCCTACGACGCCGACGCCATCCACGGCTCGCGGATCCCGGTGTCCGCCGTCCGGTCGGTCAGCGCGGGGCTCCTCACCGCCACCCGGGACAAGCGCGCGGCGTACCCCGTCATGCACCCCGGCCGGGTCGACGTCATCGGCGCCGGTGCGCTGATCCTGCGGGTGGTCATGGACGCCTTCGACCTGGAGGAGGTCGTGGTCAGCGAGCACGACATCCTCGACGGCATCGCCCTCCGCCTCGCCCGCCCCCAGCCGTCCCCGGCGCAGGCATAG
- a CDS encoding DUF501 domain-containing protein, whose translation MSSPAPPSPPVTADERAVIARQLGRPPRALVGVAHRCPCGQPDVVETAPRLEDGTPFPTLYYLTCPRATAAASRLESAGRMREWQDELATDPELAAGYRAAHESYLATRDDRDVLPTRATAGGMPDRVKCLHALAGHALAAGPGVNPIGDRAVAEMGEWWAAGPCAHPSPDDPEDVR comes from the coding sequence GTGAGCAGCCCCGCCCCGCCCTCCCCGCCCGTCACGGCTGACGAGCGGGCCGTCATCGCCCGTCAGCTCGGCCGGCCGCCGCGTGCGCTGGTGGGGGTGGCGCACCGCTGCCCGTGCGGCCAGCCCGACGTCGTGGAGACCGCACCCCGGCTGGAGGACGGCACGCCGTTCCCCACGCTGTACTACCTCACCTGCCCGCGGGCCACCGCCGCCGCCAGCCGGCTGGAGTCGGCCGGGCGGATGCGGGAGTGGCAGGACGAGCTGGCCACCGACCCGGAGCTGGCCGCGGGCTACCGCGCGGCGCACGAGTCCTACCTGGCCACCCGCGACGACCGCGACGTGCTCCCGACCCGGGCGACCGCCGGCGGCATGCCCGACCGGGTCAAGTGCCTGCACGCCCTCGCCGGGCACGCGCTCGCCGCCGGCCCCGGCGTCAACCCGATCGGCGACCGCGCGGTCGCCGAGATGGGGGAGTGGTGGGCCGCCGGCCCCTGCGCCCACCCCTCGCCCGACGACCCGGAGGACGTCCGATGA
- a CDS encoding MazG family protein, whose protein sequence is MPVASLVTVSSRLPGLLTPAGWRAVSAAPAVLALPGAAATAAVLRQEGIAVTDVAGPDEAAADPADVVLLTTPEEADGCPGPDRVAGAAEPPGARLLDVVAVMDRLRSPGGCPWDAEQTHASLRGYLLEEAHEAYDAIVDDDPVAMREELGDVLLQVAFHARVAAEADPARRFDVDDVAGDLVDKLVRRHPHVFADAGPRDVAQVEAGWEEIKKAEKQRRSPTEGVSRSQPAASWGAALARRAERAGLPTPPAGELPADSPEALGEHLLGVVVAASQRGWDVEDALREAVRRYAGELDAAAHSRT, encoded by the coding sequence GTGCCCGTCGCGTCGCTCGTCACCGTCAGCTCCCGCCTGCCCGGCCTGCTCACCCCCGCCGGCTGGCGCGCGGTCAGCGCCGCCCCGGCCGTCCTCGCCCTCCCCGGTGCCGCGGCCACCGCCGCGGTGCTGCGGCAGGAGGGGATCGCGGTCACCGACGTCGCGGGCCCGGACGAGGCAGCGGCGGACCCCGCCGACGTCGTCCTGCTGACGACACCGGAGGAGGCCGACGGCTGCCCGGGACCCGACCGGGTGGCCGGCGCCGCCGAGCCGCCCGGCGCCCGGCTGCTGGACGTCGTCGCGGTGATGGACCGGCTGCGCTCACCGGGCGGCTGCCCGTGGGACGCCGAGCAGACCCACGCCTCGCTGCGCGGGTACCTGCTGGAGGAGGCGCACGAGGCCTACGACGCGATCGTCGACGACGACCCGGTGGCGATGCGCGAGGAGCTCGGCGACGTGCTGCTGCAGGTCGCCTTCCACGCCCGGGTGGCGGCCGAGGCCGACCCCGCGCGGCGGTTCGACGTCGACGACGTCGCCGGGGACCTGGTCGACAAGCTGGTCCGCCGGCACCCGCACGTGTTCGCCGACGCGGGCCCGCGGGACGTGGCGCAGGTCGAGGCCGGCTGGGAGGAGATCAAGAAGGCCGAGAAGCAGCGCCGGTCGCCGACGGAGGGGGTCTCCCGCTCGCAGCCGGCCGCCTCCTGGGGCGCGGCGCTGGCCCGGCGGGCCGAGCGCGCCGGGCTGCCCACCCCGCCGGCCGGCGAGCTCCCGGCGGACAGCCCGGAGGCGCTGGGTGAGCACCTGCTCGGGGTCGTCGTGGCCGCTTCCCAGCGCGGCTGGGACGTCGAGGACGCGCTGCGCGAGGCCGTCCGCCGCTACGCCGGCGAACTGGACGCCGCCGCCCACTCCCGCACCTGA